The following is a genomic window from Streptomyces sp. BHT-5-2.
AAGGTGGGACTCGTGCAGGGAGGCGTCCACCGCGACGCACTGCTGCACACAGACGGCCGGCACGACATGCATCTCCACGCTCGCGTGCGAGAGCACACGCCCGGCGAACCGGGCGCACAGTAACCGCCGGAAGACAAGAACTGCGCCGAGGCCGGCCGACAGCGTGACGGTGGGCCTGTGACGCACGGCCAGCCAGCTACGGGCCGCCGGCAGGATTCACAGCGGACAATGACGCCAGCGACCGGACGGCGACGGCTCGAGCAGTCGGCGGGCCCCGGGCCCACGATGACGCCCCGCTCGAAGCAGGCGCCCGGAAACCGGCGCGGGAGACGAAAGGCACGACACGCCGTGACGGCCTGTCGGGAATTCCGACGGACCGTCACGGACCGGAGTCAAGCTCGATCACTGTCTTGATCAAGGACACGTGAGCTGTCTGTCGACGGGCGAAACCCAACACCATCCGTCACGCCACACGCGGTTGCAGTACTAACCCAGATGGTCGGCCCAGTCCTCCGGGACTCGTCCCGCGGGGCCGGGGGTGGGTTGATCGGCCGGGTGGCTCTCGGGGGGAGCCAGGTGCGGGCCCGAGGCGTACGCTTCCGAGGTCTCGTAGTTCCAGAACCAGGTTTCGCCCGGTTCGAAGCTGCGGATCACCGGGTG
Proteins encoded in this region:
- a CDS encoding UBP-type zinc finger domain-containing protein; its protein translation is MSSPNGIDTSVPPSGTGCTECDAGGGWWFHLRRCAQCGHIGCCDDSPAKHATAHARATGHPVIRSFEPGETWFWNYETSEAYASGPHLAPPESHPADQPTPGPAGRVPEDWADHLG